Proteins from a genomic interval of Flammeovirgaceae bacterium SG7u.111:
- a CDS encoding ABC transporter ATP-binding protein, producing MLELIDLDKYVRTKFQKSFILKGIDLKVEKGEFLTIMGPSGAGKSTLLHIIGLLDELNDGEYYFNGEPIHKLNERRRGDFHKNNMGFVFQAYHLIDELTVYENIEMPLLYKNVKGSERKSMVAEMLDRFNIVAKKDLFPHQLSGGQQQVVGVARAIIGKPNLLLADEPTGNLHSKQGDEIMELFQQLNREEGITIIQVTHSEKNASCGKRIVTLEDGAIVSDEKVG from the coding sequence ATGCTCGAACTTATCGATTTAGATAAATATGTACGAACCAAATTCCAAAAATCCTTTATTCTAAAAGGGATAGACCTAAAGGTTGAAAAAGGGGAATTCTTGACTATTATGGGACCAAGTGGGGCTGGGAAATCAACTTTGCTACACATTATTGGCTTGCTAGATGAGCTGAATGATGGCGAGTATTATTTCAATGGCGAGCCTATCCACAAGCTGAATGAGAGGAGGCGGGGAGATTTCCACAAAAACAACATGGGGTTTGTGTTCCAAGCTTATCATTTGATAGACGAACTCACTGTTTATGAGAATATTGAGATGCCTTTGCTCTACAAAAACGTGAAAGGTAGCGAGCGGAAAAGTATGGTAGCCGAGATGTTGGACAGGTTCAATATTGTAGCTAAAAAGGACTTGTTCCCCCATCAGCTTTCGGGCGGGCAGCAGCAGGTAGTAGGGGTGGCTCGTGCCATCATAGGCAAACCTAATCTGCTCCTTGCCGATGAGCCAACTGGTAACCTTCATTCCAAGCAAGGCGATGAGATTATGGAACTATTCCAACAGCTCAACAGAGAAGAAGGGATCACGATCATTCAGGTGACGCACTCAGAAAAGAATGCAAGTTGTGGAAAACGAATTGTGACCTTGGAGGATGGGGCAATTGTAAGTGATGAAAAAGTAGGGTAG
- a CDS encoding Sir2 family NAD-dependent protein deacetylase, whose product MNRDTQSLISQSAKILKEADALIITAGSGIGIDSGLPNYNDPNVFKKLFPKLGIENISFAQMANPSWFTKNPKRAWAFYASLKETYAQTEPHNGYEQLLELAKTKKEGYFIFTSNVDGHFQKAGFDPLRIEECHGSIHHLQCSFPCGDHTWQHGPNMPFNAENMELSVDPPTCPYCHSIARPNILLYSDWNWAESRTDEQGTRFSKWFQHVHKNKIPTAVIEVGAGTTIPTVRYQSERLASALKTPLIRINPNNFEVPKDSIGLPLGAKTGINSIFGKL is encoded by the coding sequence ATGAATAGAGATACTCAAAGCTTGATATCACAATCTGCCAAAATCCTGAAAGAGGCAGATGCACTTATTATCACTGCCGGATCTGGTATAGGGATAGATTCAGGTCTGCCAAATTATAATGACCCAAATGTTTTTAAAAAGTTATTCCCTAAGCTAGGAATAGAAAATATCAGCTTTGCCCAAATGGCAAACCCTTCTTGGTTCACCAAAAACCCTAAAAGAGCTTGGGCATTTTATGCATCGCTAAAGGAAACCTATGCCCAAACTGAACCTCACAACGGGTATGAGCAACTCCTTGAGCTGGCAAAAACTAAAAAAGAAGGCTATTTTATTTTTACCTCAAATGTAGACGGTCATTTCCAAAAAGCTGGGTTCGACCCCCTGCGAATAGAGGAATGCCATGGCTCTATCCACCATTTACAATGTTCTTTCCCTTGTGGCGACCATACATGGCAGCACGGCCCCAATATGCCTTTCAATGCGGAAAACATGGAACTTAGTGTAGATCCGCCTACCTGTCCATATTGCCACTCCATAGCCCGACCCAACATTTTGCTCTACAGCGACTGGAACTGGGCCGAGTCCCGAACCGACGAGCAGGGCACGCGATTTTCCAAGTGGTTTCAGCATGTGCATAAAAACAAAATACCAACAGCCGTGATAGAAGTAGGCGCTGGTACTACCATCCCTACCGTCCGTTATCAATCAGAGCGACTTGCAAGCGCACTCAAAACCCCACTCATCCGAATCAACCCAAATAATTTTGAGGTGCCAAAAGACAGTATTGGCCTTCCACTTGGTGCAAAAACGGGGATAAATTCTATTTTTGGAAAATTATAA
- a CDS encoding NRDE family protein — translation MCLIIFAWDAHPEYKLVMVANRDEEYKRPTARASYWEDAPDILAGRDLESGGTWLGINRKTGKFAAVTNYREAFVERKDASSRGYLPLNYIMGSKGPAGYMRSLEDSRTDYNGYNLLAGTPDGLYHYSNKGDKVKALSPGIYGLSNKLLNTEWPKVERGKKKLEDVIFYDDWSHGTLIKMMYDCHRPSDDELPKTGVSFKLEKALAPMFIKTDKYGTCSTSVLTITHDGYVRFSERHYNPLLGDGIDEKFEFQLEDYKSQS, via the coding sequence ATGTGCCTTATAATATTTGCATGGGATGCGCATCCCGAATATAAATTGGTGATGGTCGCTAATAGAGATGAGGAGTACAAGCGCCCTACGGCGAGGGCATCCTATTGGGAAGATGCGCCAGATATACTAGCTGGGCGAGACTTGGAATCTGGCGGAACTTGGCTAGGCATAAATCGAAAGACAGGGAAGTTTGCCGCTGTAACCAATTATAGGGAAGCTTTTGTAGAAAGAAAAGATGCTTCATCGAGAGGGTATCTGCCTCTTAATTATATAATGGGTTCAAAAGGACCAGCGGGCTATATGCGTAGCCTTGAAGACAGCCGTACCGATTATAATGGCTATAATTTGCTGGCGGGGACTCCTGATGGACTTTACCATTATTCAAATAAAGGAGATAAGGTAAAAGCCTTGTCACCCGGTATTTATGGGTTGAGCAATAAATTGTTGAATACGGAATGGCCAAAGGTGGAAAGGGGAAAGAAAAAGTTAGAAGACGTGATTTTTTACGATGATTGGTCGCATGGAACACTCATTAAAATGATGTACGATTGCCACCGACCTTCTGATGATGAACTTCCAAAAACAGGTGTTTCCTTTAAGTTAGAGAAAGCTCTTGCACCCATGTTCATCAAAACTGATAAATATGGTACTTGCTCCACTTCTGTGCTCACTATCACCCACGATGGCTATGTGCGTTTTTCCGAAAGGCATTACAACCCTTTGCTGGGTGATGGTATAGACGAGAAGTTTGAGTTCCAACTAGAAGATTACAAATCACAATCCTAG
- a CDS encoding DUF4249 domain-containing protein, whose product MNKYIYIALIAVLGLSSCEDQISLDLQPGPAQLVIDAVINDQPEEQVVRLTLSAPYFDNVPTPSVSDAEVKVTDSDGKEFVFTDEDKDGNYTWQPTDADEVIGVLGKEYSLSVTYKGDEFIASSKVNRVPPIDSLTYEYREAEGFRVEGVYASLWAVDPIGTGDTYWIRTYRNDTLLNRPADINTAYDGGFSAGANSDGIPFILPIREGINPFYADEDDELLSPYQEGDKIRVELLSVTNDVVFFLQQAQAQLQNGGLFATPLENISSNIQNADTSSETEALGYFIMCSEVSAEVVVGPEEE is encoded by the coding sequence ATGAACAAATACATATATATAGCTTTGATAGCAGTGTTGGGGCTTTCGTCTTGCGAAGACCAAATTTCACTTGATTTGCAACCTGGTCCAGCTCAGCTGGTGATAGATGCGGTGATAAACGACCAGCCCGAGGAGCAGGTAGTAAGGTTGACCTTGAGCGCCCCTTATTTTGATAATGTTCCTACACCAAGTGTGTCGGATGCTGAGGTAAAGGTGACCGATTCGGATGGGAAAGAATTTGTGTTTACCGATGAGGATAAAGATGGGAACTATACATGGCAACCGACCGATGCAGATGAGGTGATTGGTGTGTTGGGCAAAGAATATTCGCTAAGCGTAACTTACAAAGGGGATGAGTTTATAGCTTCTTCCAAGGTGAATAGAGTGCCCCCAATCGATTCGCTGACCTACGAATATCGTGAAGCGGAAGGCTTTCGGGTTGAAGGTGTATATGCTTCACTTTGGGCTGTAGACCCAATAGGAACTGGTGATACATACTGGATAAGGACATACAGAAACGATACGTTGCTCAATAGACCCGCAGATATAAATACCGCTTATGATGGAGGGTTTAGTGCCGGTGCTAACTCCGATGGAATTCCCTTTATCTTACCTATCCGAGAAGGGATAAACCCATTTTATGCAGATGAAGACGATGAATTGCTTTCTCCTTACCAAGAGGGAGACAAAATAAGAGTGGAGCTCCTGTCGGTTACAAACGATGTGGTGTTCTTCTTGCAACAAGCCCAAGCCCAGTTGCAAAATGGAGGGCTGTTTGCCACGCCACTGGAAAATATTTCTAGCAATATCCAAAATGCTGACACTAGTTCGGAGACAGAAGCTTTGGGCTATTTTATAATGTGTTCAGAAGTTTCTGCTGAGGTAGTAGTAGGACCTGAAGAAGAATAG
- a CDS encoding TonB-dependent receptor, giving the protein MNRINVRKYCHLLIFSLLMFFGFALTANAQQKVTLSGYLKDAGNGEDLIGGTVYFRELKTGGSSNVYGFYSVSVPPAKYTVEFRYIGYGVVVKEIDLTEDTKLDVELVEEGNQLEEVVVQGTAEDDNVTSTEISVNKLEIKTIKKMPALLGEVDLIRSIQLLPGVSTVGEGASGFNVRGGDVGQNLVLLDEAPVYNSSHLFGFFSVFNPDAVKDVKLVKGGIPAQYGGRLSSLLDVRMKEGNSKKLSVNGGIGAIFSRLAIEAPIVKDKSSFIVAGRRSYADVLAAPFLNDDLSGSAFNFYDLTLKANYDIDDKNRIYLSGYFGKDNIGFGEDVRFNWGNGTGTFRWNHLFNDRLFSNLSVFYSDYDYELGFGSEDDAFDWSSKILNYNIKPEFTYYINTNNTLTFGGQATYYDFKPGDAQGTSAGEVTDISLDNRFAIEGGLYVGNEQKLGKVAMSYGLRLSYYNYIGEGTAFEYGEASAPGKRKPVISETPVGSGESIADYLNLEPRMSIKYQLDAKSSIKASYNRMVQYVHLLSNTTATSPLDVWTPTTNNIAPEIADQVAVGYFRNFKDNTYEFSVEAYYKDYRDLVEYIDNADLLLNKYIEGDLISAIGRAYGAEFYLKKSKGKLNGWVSYTLARTERKAEGINNGEWYAARFDQRHNLTLVGFYDINKRWTVSANLAVASGTPATYPTNRYEYQGLVLPQNYGNSRNGARIPAYHRLDLSATLNGKTMKKGKERKNRDYWVFSIYNVYGRRNPYSVYVQPVSDMPTTTEAVRLSIIGTVLPSVSYNFQF; this is encoded by the coding sequence ATGAATCGAATTAATGTACGAAAGTATTGTCACTTGCTGATTTTTAGCTTGCTGATGTTTTTTGGTTTTGCCCTTACGGCAAATGCCCAGCAAAAAGTAACCTTAAGTGGTTATTTGAAAGATGCCGGAAACGGCGAGGACTTGATAGGGGGTACGGTGTATTTCCGCGAACTCAAGACAGGAGGTTCCTCCAATGTATATGGATTTTATTCTGTTTCTGTTCCTCCGGCAAAGTATACTGTAGAGTTCCGCTACATAGGCTACGGGGTAGTGGTAAAAGAAATTGACCTTACGGAAGATACCAAACTCGATGTAGAGCTGGTGGAAGAAGGTAACCAGCTAGAAGAAGTAGTGGTGCAAGGCACAGCGGAAGATGATAACGTGACTAGCACCGAGATAAGCGTAAACAAACTGGAAATCAAGACCATCAAAAAAATGCCGGCGCTTTTGGGCGAGGTAGATTTGATTAGGAGTATCCAGTTGTTGCCAGGCGTGAGTACCGTAGGTGAGGGGGCTTCAGGTTTCAATGTGAGGGGCGGCGATGTAGGGCAAAATCTTGTCTTGCTCGATGAAGCTCCAGTTTACAACTCTTCCCACCTTTTTGGCTTTTTCTCAGTTTTCAATCCCGATGCGGTGAAGGATGTAAAGTTGGTGAAGGGTGGTATTCCCGCCCAATATGGAGGTAGGCTTTCTTCGTTGCTAGATGTGAGGATGAAAGAAGGCAACAGCAAAAAGCTTTCGGTGAACGGCGGAATTGGTGCTATTTTTAGTAGGCTGGCCATAGAGGCTCCTATAGTGAAAGACAAGAGCTCGTTCATAGTGGCAGGAAGGCGCTCGTATGCCGACGTGTTGGCAGCTCCTTTTCTAAATGACGACCTTAGTGGTAGCGCATTTAATTTTTATGACCTCACGCTAAAGGCAAATTATGATATAGATGACAAAAACCGGATTTATCTTTCGGGTTATTTTGGAAAAGATAATATAGGTTTTGGTGAAGATGTCCGCTTTAACTGGGGAAATGGTACGGGTACATTTCGATGGAACCACCTTTTCAACGATAGGTTATTTTCTAACCTTTCTGTATTTTATAGTGATTATGATTACGAGCTTGGTTTTGGAAGTGAAGATGATGCCTTTGATTGGAGTTCAAAAATTCTCAACTACAATATAAAACCAGAATTTACTTATTATATCAATACCAATAACACCCTTACATTTGGTGGACAGGCTACTTATTATGATTTCAAACCAGGTGATGCTCAAGGGACTTCTGCGGGAGAAGTTACCGATATTAGCCTTGACAATAGGTTTGCCATAGAAGGAGGGCTTTATGTAGGAAATGAGCAAAAGCTAGGGAAGGTGGCAATGAGCTATGGTTTACGACTTTCGTATTATAATTACATAGGCGAGGGCACTGCATTTGAATACGGCGAGGCATCTGCACCGGGTAAAAGGAAGCCTGTTATTAGTGAAACTCCTGTTGGTTCTGGTGAAAGCATTGCCGATTATTTGAATCTCGAACCTCGAATGTCCATAAAGTATCAACTTGATGCTAAAAGTTCGATAAAGGCGAGTTATAACCGAATGGTTCAATATGTTCACTTGCTTTCGAACACCACGGCTACTTCACCGCTCGATGTTTGGACACCTACTACCAACAATATAGCTCCCGAAATAGCCGACCAAGTAGCCGTCGGGTACTTCAGAAATTTCAAGGACAATACCTATGAGTTTTCGGTAGAGGCATATTACAAAGATTACCGCGACTTGGTAGAATATATTGACAATGCAGATTTGTTGCTGAACAAGTACATAGAAGGAGACCTGATTAGCGCGATAGGCAGGGCGTATGGCGCAGAGTTTTACTTAAAGAAATCGAAAGGGAAATTAAATGGCTGGGTGAGCTATACTCTTGCCCGTACCGAGAGAAAAGCAGAAGGGATAAACAACGGAGAATGGTACGCCGCCCGCTTCGATCAACGTCACAATTTGACTTTGGTAGGTTTTTATGATATAAACAAACGATGGACGGTTTCTGCCAACTTGGCTGTGGCATCAGGCACACCAGCCACTTACCCAACCAATAGGTACGAATACCAAGGCTTGGTTCTTCCTCAAAACTATGGAAACAGTCGAAATGGGGCCAGGATACCAGCTTACCATAGGCTAGACCTTTCGGCTACACTCAATGGAAAAACGATGAAAAAAGGGAAAGAGAGGAAAAACAGAGATTACTGGGTATTCTCAATTTACAATGTTTATGGAAGGAGAAACCCTTACTCAGTATATGTGCAACCAGTTTCCGATATGCCGACCACTACAGAGGCTGTAAGGCTGTCAATTATCGGTACGGTGCTCCCATCTGTTTCTTATAATTTCCAATTCTAA